In a genomic window of Mycolicibacillus parakoreensis:
- a CDS encoding class I SAM-dependent methyltransferase — protein MTEPKRPRLDFDAFYRGEAPADGVAATSTVPWDTKAPKENVIEWCSQGLVGGDVLDVGCGLGDNAVYLARQGFTVTGVDISPTALRIAAGRAADAGIDVGFAVADATVLQGYTAAFDTVVDSGMFHCLADGDRRAYLAAARRATRGGARLLLSCFSDANPADPTRPVPDVAEAYLREVLPAAGWQVVSVTPATVRRDGWGGDMHFFYVHARRKD, from the coding sequence ATGACAGAGCCGAAGCGCCCCCGACTGGATTTCGACGCGTTCTACCGCGGTGAGGCCCCGGCCGACGGCGTGGCGGCGACGTCCACGGTTCCGTGGGACACCAAGGCGCCCAAGGAGAACGTGATCGAATGGTGCTCGCAGGGTCTGGTCGGCGGTGACGTGCTTGACGTCGGGTGCGGGCTCGGCGACAACGCCGTCTACCTGGCGCGGCAGGGCTTCACGGTGACCGGGGTGGACATCTCCCCCACCGCGTTACGCATCGCGGCGGGTCGAGCAGCCGACGCCGGCATCGACGTCGGCTTCGCGGTGGCCGACGCCACCGTTCTCCAGGGGTACACCGCGGCGTTCGACACCGTGGTCGACTCGGGCATGTTCCACTGCCTCGCCGACGGCGACCGCCGCGCCTACCTGGCGGCCGCGCGCCGCGCCACCCGCGGCGGTGCCCGGCTGCTGCTGTCATGTTTCTCCGACGCCAACCCCGCCGACCCGACGCGCCCGGTGCCCGACGTCGCCGAGGCGTACCTGCGCGAGGTGCTCCCCGCGGCGGGCTGGCAGGTCGTGTCGGTGACCCCGGCGACGGTGCGCCGCGACGGGTGGGGCGGCGACATGCATTTTTTCTACGTGCACGCGCGGCGAAAGGATTGA
- a CDS encoding FMN-dependent NADH-azoreductase: MKTLWVEASPKQDRSLSSAMAETFLAAAPPDAVGQVERFSVWSEDLLRFGRDAAIAKFAPLYGEQRTDAQEAAWAQVLDEVERVRGFDRVVVSSPMWNWHVPHALKAWIDIVVQPGVSFTLNERGEHVGTLGTGKPAQLILTRSSAYDGRHPELQDFQRPYLEYIFGFLGYDVTTLVVEPTTRWSPEEREAMHAESLETARAAGATW, encoded by the coding sequence GTGAAAACACTCTGGGTGGAAGCCAGCCCGAAACAAGACCGATCGCTGTCGTCGGCGATGGCCGAGACTTTCCTGGCGGCCGCGCCACCGGACGCGGTCGGGCAGGTCGAACGGTTCTCGGTGTGGTCTGAGGACCTCCTGCGGTTCGGCAGGGACGCGGCCATCGCCAAGTTCGCGCCTCTGTACGGCGAGCAGCGCACCGACGCGCAGGAGGCGGCATGGGCGCAGGTGCTCGACGAGGTGGAGCGGGTCCGCGGCTTCGACCGGGTGGTGGTCTCCTCGCCGATGTGGAATTGGCATGTGCCGCATGCCCTGAAGGCATGGATCGACATCGTCGTGCAACCGGGGGTGAGCTTCACGCTCAACGAGCGCGGTGAGCATGTCGGCACCCTGGGAACCGGCAAGCCGGCGCAGTTGATTCTGACCCGCTCAAGCGCCTACGACGGTCGCCATCCCGAACTGCAGGACTTCCAACGCCCCTATCTGGAGTACATTTTCGGCTTCCTTGGCTACGACGTCACCACTTTGGTGGTGGAACCGACCACCAGGTGGTCGCCCGAGGAGCGCGAGGCGATGCACGCCGAATCGTTGGAGACCGCGCGCGCCGCGGGAGCCACGTGGTGA
- a CDS encoding serine hydrolase domain-containing protein, which produces MNLEANRAPIAEACDAGLLAGAVTVVWQRGRVLQVNEIGYRDVAAGLPMTGDTVFRIASMTKPVTVAAAMRLVDAGRLALDDPITRWVPEFARMSVLADPAGPLDAVRPAERPLTVEDLMTHRAGLAYGFTVTGPIAQAYRRLPFGRGPDAWIAALAELPLVHQPGARMTYGHGSDVLGVLISRVEDKPVAEVLAEQILEPVGMGDTGFHLDPAQRARAATMYGLDRSHRLRDDVMGPPPITPPPFPNAGGGLWSTAEDYLRFARMLLADGVIDGHRVLSSQSVALMRTDRLTAEQKRHPFLGAPFWQGRGFGLNLSVVTDPARSRPLYGPGAAGTFSWPGAYGTWWQADPSAELILLYLVQNQPTLSASAAAAVAGNTSIAALQTAQPKFVHRTYRALDLL; this is translated from the coding sequence ATGAACCTCGAGGCCAACCGCGCGCCGATCGCCGAGGCGTGCGACGCCGGACTGCTGGCCGGGGCGGTGACCGTGGTGTGGCAGCGCGGCAGGGTGCTGCAGGTCAACGAGATCGGCTATCGCGACGTCGCCGCCGGGCTGCCCATGACCGGCGACACCGTGTTCCGGATCGCCTCGATGACCAAACCGGTCACGGTGGCCGCCGCCATGCGGTTGGTCGACGCCGGCCGGTTGGCGCTCGATGATCCGATCACCCGCTGGGTCCCGGAGTTCGCCCGGATGTCGGTGCTCGCCGACCCGGCCGGCCCGCTGGACGCGGTGCGCCCAGCCGAGCGACCGCTGACCGTCGAGGATCTGATGACCCATCGGGCCGGGCTGGCCTACGGGTTCACCGTGACCGGACCGATCGCCCAAGCGTATCGCCGGCTGCCGTTCGGTCGGGGTCCGGACGCCTGGATCGCGGCGCTGGCCGAGTTGCCGCTGGTGCACCAGCCCGGTGCGCGCATGACCTACGGCCACGGTAGCGACGTGCTCGGCGTGCTGATCTCGCGCGTCGAGGACAAACCGGTCGCCGAGGTCCTCGCCGAGCAGATCCTGGAACCGGTCGGCATGGGCGACACCGGTTTTCATCTCGACCCGGCTCAGCGGGCGCGGGCGGCCACGATGTACGGCCTCGACCGCTCGCACCGGTTGCGCGACGACGTGATGGGGCCGCCGCCCATCACCCCGCCGCCGTTCCCCAACGCCGGCGGCGGACTGTGGTCGACCGCCGAGGACTATCTGCGGTTCGCGCGGATGCTGTTGGCCGACGGCGTGATCGACGGCCACCGGGTGCTCTCGTCGCAATCCGTGGCGCTGATGCGCACCGACCGGCTCACCGCCGAACAGAAGCGGCACCCGTTTCTGGGCGCGCCGTTCTGGCAGGGACGGGGGTTCGGGTTGAACCTGTCGGTGGTGACCGACCCGGCCCGCTCACGACCGCTGTACGGCCCCGGCGCGGCCGGCACGTTCAGCTGGCCCGGCGCCTACGGCACCTGGTGGCAGGCCGACCCGTCGGCCGAGCTGATTCTGCTGTATTTGGTGCAGAATCAGCCGACGCTGTCGGCGTCGGCGGCCGCCGCGGTCGCGGGTAACACCTCGATCGCCGCACTGCAGACCGCCCAGCCGAAATTCGTGCACCGCACCTACCGCGCGCTCGACCTGCTCTGA